A part of Solenopsis invicta isolate M01_SB chromosome 2, UNIL_Sinv_3.0, whole genome shotgun sequence genomic DNA contains:
- the LOC105200913 gene encoding E3 ubiquitin-protein ligase HECW2 — protein MPSETDAMCSVSKEEKDTDNSNEQSVTLRTLNSQDSNVSAKHIDTHLANANGNKVSTSDVRAKFFNSTEVAALTTSDSSVMTNDPLEAEDLYSQHKITDTSVPVKQTKENDDDAGTTCNDTVQNLSKKSIFLAHRNLAKKKGLLAESISEIHHNTLESATHSNNILDGKIFGSESSHNIDVEECDYESSTENLCNNIDVALDIGHKAIEDTISSHTYERSLKNDDSAVNYDSLVNTLLKTSSDNDEACNIDHDSNLSEDRLTSLSLDRVESNDSSNSQSTPSASYSDVINDVKISLNTLDNNKNSSENTIDGNASLDLSEHVCKEMSMSQDVVCASCYDELASTSKTFKLPILEKMPKTASVQQPEIEENAVALLDSSFIKQNQLEGVHCLDLEPRSSNSSEESNSDIESHHASTSNNDNKKRQCRPNGVVTKEGAEYYQLWRSTAGHSSPESLYETLYPMPPPLPPRATHRPLHRTNALPSGAPELPRRHQRHPAPLRPEDCFGFEIVDVDEVSNLKLRTAVTKSIALLSSPRPHRQRERPESLMANQRECPPTPTHRPKPLCPLPVCQTSNVSLPSEEPLPPSWEARIDSHGRVFYIDHINRTTTWQRPSLTTRNTGCDFRRQQLDRRYQSVRRTISRPDNIDREANGSNDNSFDNTERQSDCTDRSESEPFDITTIPPVLFLTRPDFFTVLHTNADAMEVYNRNPSLKHMINRVRRDPIVFPRYEHNRDLVALINVFADPSKELPRGYESKLDRTGKRFFICHARKATSFIDPRLPTEAAHIRALLDEAPVPPPRPQQASVTATPDIPVAYNDKVVAFLRQPNIMDILKERHSALGQNIALREKVNTIRVEGTTALQRWSHDVPLALLLSLFEQEIMSYVPGSMGRSPLGSPHASPGLTRASARAPAPYRRDFEAKLRTFYRKLESKGYGQGPGKLKLHIRRDHLLEDAFTRIMAASKKDLQKGKLVIIFDHEEGLDYGGPSREFFFHLSRELFNPYYGLFEYSANDTYTVQISPMSAFVDNYHDWFRFSGRVLGLALVHQYLLDAFFTRPFYKALLRIPASLSDLESLDQEFHQSLMWIKEKDISIEPLELTFSVTEELLGRVAERELKPGGRNIAVTEKNKKEYLERVVRWRLERGVAEQTESLVRGFYEVVDPRLVSVFDARELELVIAGAAEIDLNDWRTHTEYRSGYHDAHPVVEWFWSSISRFTNEQRLRLLQFVTGTSSIPYEGFAALRGSTGPRKFCIEKWGRPNSLPRAHTCFNRLDLPPYPTPEILYEKLLLAVEETNTFGIE, from the exons ATGCCATCCGAGACAGATGCTATGTGCAGTGTTTCCAAGGAGGAGAAGGATACCGACAACTCTAACGAACAATCTGTCACATTGAGGACTTTAAATTCTCAAGACTCGAATGTGTCTGCGAAGCATATAGATACTCATCTAGCGAATGCTAATGGTAACAAGGTATCCACATCGGATGTCAGAGCCAAGTTCTTTAACTCAACTGAAGTTGCAGCGTTGACAACAAGTGATAGCTCTGTAATGACAAATGATCCACTTGAAGCAGAGGACCTATATTCCCAACATAAGATAACAG ATACATCAGTACCGGTCAAACAAACCAAAGAGAATGACGATGACGCAGGTACTACATGTAACGATACAgtacaaaatttgagtaaaaaatcaatttttcttgctCATAGAAATCTGGCCAAAAAGAAAGGCTTGTTAGCTGAGAGCATTTCTGAAATTCATCATAATACCTTAGAATCGGCGACCCATTCTAACAATATCCTAGATGGAAAAATTTTTGGATCTGAGAGCAGCCACAATATTGATGTTGAAGAATGTGATTATGAATCAAGTACAGAGAATTTGTGCAATAATATCGATGTCGCTTTGGATATTGGGCACAAAGCGATCGAAGACACTATATCTTCACACACTTACGAGCGATCTTTAAAAAATGACGATTCTGCTGTGAACTATGATAGTCTCGTGAACACATTGTTAAAAACGTCTAGCGATAATGATGAAGCTTGCAACATAGATCACGATAGCAACTTATCGGAAGATAGATTAACATCCCTATCTTTAGATAGGGTAGAGTCTAATGACTCGTCAAATTCGCAAAGTACACCTTCAGCCAGTTACAGTGACGTGATTAACGAtgtgaaaatatctttaaatacgTTAGACAATAATAAGAATTCGTCTGAAAACACGATCGACGGAAATGCATCACTCGATTTGTCCGAACATGTTTGCAAAGAGATGTCGATGTCGCAAGACGTGGTATGTGCTTCATGTTACGATGAGTTAGCAAGTACAAGTAAAACGTTTAAACTGCCAATCTTAGAGAAAATGCCTAAAACTGCCAGTGTTCAGCAGCCTGAGATCGAGGAAAATGCAGTTGCACTTTTGGATTCGTCGTTTatcaaacaaaatcaattagAGGGAGTTCATTGCTTAGATTTGGAGCCTCGTTCGTCGAACAGCAGTGAGGAAAGTAATTCAGATATAGAATCGCACCACGCGAGTACaagtaataatgataataaaaag agacAGTGTAGACCCAATGGAGTTGTAACGAAAGAAGGAGCCGAATATTACCAACTATGGCGCAGTACAGCTGGTCACTCGTCTCCCGAATCTTTATACGAAACTCTGTATCCAATGCCGCCACCGCTTCCACCGAGAGCAACACATCGTCCGTTACATAGAACTAACGCTTTACCAAGTGGCGCACCAGAATTACCCAGACGACATCAAAGACATCCTGCACCATTGCGCCCAGAGGATTGTTTTGGATTCGAAATTGTTGATGTCGACGAAGTTTCGAACCTTAAG TTAAGGACAGCGGTTACAAAAAGTATTGCTTTATTAAGTTCACCGAGACCGCACAGACAACGAGAAAGGCCAGAATCGTTAATGGCTAATCAGCGGGAATGTCCACCCACACCCACGCATCGACCCAAACCCTTGTGTCCGTTGCCAGTATGCCAAACGTCAAACGTATCTCTACCCTCGGAAGAACCTTTGCCTCCAT CATGGGAAGCGAGAATAGATAGCCATGGTCGAGTATTTTACATAGATCATATCAATCGAACCACAACATGGCAAAGGCCAAGCTTGACGACACGTAATACTGGCTGTGATTTTCGGAGACAACAATTGGACAGACGTTATCAAAGTGTACGACGAACCATTTCGCGTCCCGACAACATTGATCGTGAAGCGAACGGTTCGAATGATAATTCCTTCGACAATACCGAACGGCAGAGTGATTGCACGGATAGGAGCGAATCCGAGCCGTTCGACATCACCACGATACCGCCAGTGTTGTTCCTAACGCGGCCTGACTTTTTCACCGTGCTGCATACTAACGCGGACGCCATGGAAGTGTACAACCGAAATCCAAGCTTAAAACACATGATCAATAGAGTCAGAAGGGATCCAATTGTTTTCCCAAGATACGAGCACAATAGAGATTTAGTTGCCTTAATTAATGTCTTTGCCGATCCAAGCAAAGAGCTCCCAAGAGGGTACGAGTCGAAGCTCGATAGGACAGGCAAA AGATTTTTCATATGTCATGCTAGGAAAGCTACGTCCTTTATCGATCCGCGATTACCCACGGAAGCCGCTCATATACGAGCGTTGCTGGATGAAGCTCCCGTTCCGCCGCCCAGACCGCAACAAGCGTCCGTAACAGCTACTCCTGACATACCTGTTGCCTACAATGACAAAGTAGTTGCTTTTTTACGTCAGCCTAATATAATGGATATTCTAAAGGAGAGGCATTCTGCGTTAGGACAGAATATCGCACTTCGAGAGAAAGTTAACACTATAAGGGTCGAAGGGACTACGGCGTTACAGAGATGGAGTCATGACGTTCCTTTAGCATTGTTGCTAAG TTTATTCGAGCAAGAAATAATGTCCTATGTACCTGGTAGTATGGGCAGGTCTCCACTTGGCAGTCCGCACGCGTCACCTGGGCTGACAAGGGCTTCTGCCAGAGCTCCCGCACCATACAGGAGAGATTTCGAAGCTAAACTTCGAACCTTTTATCGAAAGTTGGAAAGCAAGGGTTATGGACAAGGACCGGGTAAATTGAA ATTGCACATCAGGAGGGATCATTTACTCGAAGATGCCTTTACGCGCATAATGGCCGCATCTAAGAAAGATTTACAGAAAGGTAAATTAGTGATCATTTTTGATCACGAGGAAGGATTGGATTACGGTGGGCCGTCGCGAGAATTTTTCTTTCACTTATCACGCGAGCTGTTTAATCCTTATTATGGACTGTTCGAGTATTCCGCTAACGATACTTACACAGTACAAATCTCGCCGATGTCGGCCTTCGTGGACAACTATCACGACTGGTTTAGATTCTCGGGCAGAGTTCTAGGTTTAGCATTGGTTCACCAATACTTACTTGATGCATTCTTTACGAGACCGTTTTACAAAGCGCTTTTGAGGATACCGGCGAGTTTGAGCGACTTGGAAAGTTTGGATCAGGAATTTCATCAAAGTTTAATGTGGATTAAGGAGAAGGACATTAGTATCGAACCATTAGAATTAACTTTTTCAGTAACTGAAGAACTTTTGGGACGAGTTGCTGAGCGTGAGTTAAAGCCGGGCGGGAGAAATATCGCGGTCACCgaaaagaataagaaagagTATCTCGAAAGAGTGGTGCGCTGGCGACTTGAGCGTGGCGTTGCGGAGCAGACGGAATCGTTGGTCCGCGGTTTTTACGAGGTAGTGGATCCACGTTTGGTGTCTGTTTTTGACGCTCGCGAGTTGGAGTTGGTTATCGCGGGCGCGGCTGAGATTGATCTGAACGACTGGCGAACGCACACCGAATACAGGAGTGGTTACCATGATGCGCATCCGGTGGTAGAGTGGTTCTGGAGCAGCATAAGCCGATTTACGAATGAGCAACGTTTAAGATTACTGCAATTCGTCACCGGCACCTCGAGCATTCCATATGAGGGGTTTGCAGCTTTGCGAGGATCCACAGGACCAAGGAAATTTTGTATCGAGAAATGGGGAAGGCCAAACAGTTTGCCTAg AGCTCACACATGCTTCAATCGCTTGGATCTTCCGCCTTATCCCACGCCcgaaattttgtatgaaaaGCTGCTGTTGGCCGTAGAAGAGACAAATACATTCGGTATAGAATAA